In the genome of Altererythrobacter sp. TH136, one region contains:
- the rpoN gene encoding RNA polymerase factor sigma-54 gives MALGPRLDLRQSQSLVMTPQLQQAIRLLALSNLELEMFIGETLEANPLLELGEVRRDDAPEGEVEPLVREAGADSGDGEAALDLDESALDRDRDTGDEWSAASSGSGEEGPGIDERGATDGPTLAEHLHAQVGAAAGDGREEFVARAIIDQLDEAGYLTGTLAELADALGVPLAEAERAMAVVQSLDPTGVGARTLAECLALQAREADRYDPCMARLIDNLDLVARGDVARLKRMCEVDDEDFADMLAELRAYDPRPGLRFGGGGEAAVVPDILLRPAGGGWDIALNEATLPRLIVNRTYYLQLRQGGGKAAEAWLKEQLGEANWLLKALDQRARTILKVAAEIVKRQEGFFRRGVAELRPLTLRAVAEAIDLHESTVSRVTSNKYLACPRGTFELKYFFTSGVASSDGEGGASAEAVKAAIRALIAAEHPKAILSDDTLVDLLKDKGFDLARRTVAKYREALGIGSSVQRRRQKKLAGVG, from the coding sequence ATGGCTCTGGGTCCCCGCCTCGACCTCAGGCAAAGCCAATCGCTGGTGATGACGCCGCAACTGCAGCAGGCGATCCGCCTGCTCGCGCTGTCGAACCTCGAGCTCGAAATGTTCATCGGCGAGACACTGGAGGCCAACCCGCTGCTCGAACTGGGCGAGGTGCGGCGCGACGACGCCCCGGAAGGCGAGGTTGAACCTCTTGTGCGCGAAGCTGGCGCCGACAGCGGCGACGGTGAGGCGGCGCTGGACCTTGATGAAAGCGCGCTCGACCGCGACCGCGACACCGGCGACGAGTGGAGCGCCGCTTCCTCCGGTAGCGGGGAAGAAGGGCCGGGGATCGACGAACGGGGTGCCACCGATGGACCGACGCTGGCGGAACACCTCCACGCCCAGGTCGGCGCCGCAGCGGGCGACGGGCGCGAGGAATTCGTCGCGCGGGCGATCATCGACCAGCTCGACGAAGCAGGCTATCTCACTGGCACGCTTGCAGAACTTGCCGACGCGCTGGGCGTCCCGCTGGCCGAGGCGGAGCGCGCGATGGCGGTGGTGCAATCGCTCGACCCCACCGGGGTGGGCGCCCGCACCCTGGCCGAATGCCTCGCGCTGCAGGCCCGCGAAGCCGACCGTTACGATCCGTGCATGGCCCGGCTGATCGACAATCTCGACCTGGTCGCCCGCGGCGACGTCGCCCGCCTGAAACGCATGTGCGAGGTCGATGACGAAGATTTCGCCGACATGCTCGCCGAACTGCGCGCCTACGATCCCCGGCCCGGGCTGCGGTTCGGCGGCGGCGGGGAGGCGGCGGTGGTGCCGGACATTCTGCTCCGCCCCGCCGGCGGCGGGTGGGACATCGCGTTGAACGAGGCGACCTTGCCGCGGCTGATCGTCAACCGGACGTATTATCTCCAGCTCAGGCAAGGCGGCGGCAAGGCGGCCGAGGCCTGGCTGAAGGAACAGCTGGGGGAAGCCAACTGGCTGCTCAAGGCGCTCGACCAGCGGGCACGGACTATCCTCAAGGTCGCCGCGGAAATCGTGAAGCGGCAGGAGGGGTTCTTCCGCCGCGGGGTGGCCGAACTAAGGCCGCTGACCCTGCGCGCGGTCGCCGAAGCGATCGATCTGCATGAAAGCACGGTCAGCCGGGTGACCAGCAACAAATACCTCGCCTGCCCGCGAGGGACGTTCGAGCTGAAGTACTTCTTCACCAGCGGCGTCGCATCTTCGGACGGGGAGGGTGGGGCAAGCGCGGAGGCGGTGAAGGCGGCGATTCGCGCGCTCATCGCGGCGGAGCACCCGAAAGCTATCCTGTCGGATGACACCCTGGTCGATCTGCTCAAGGACAAGGGCTTCGACCTCGCCCGCCGCACGGTCGCCAAATATCGCGAGGCGCTGGGGATCGGCTCGAGCGTCCAGCGGAGGCGGCAGAAGAAGCTGGCAGGCGTTGGATGA
- the ctrA gene encoding response regulator transcription factor CtrA, with translation MRVLLIEDEPTTARAIELMLTTEGFNVYQTDLGEEGLDLGKLYDYDIILLDLNLPDMHGYDVLKKLRVAKVQTPVLILSGIAEMDSKIRSFGFGADDYVTKPFHREELVARIHAVVRRSKGHSQSVIRTGKLAVNLDAKTVEVDGARVHLTGKEYAMLELLSLRKGTTLTKEMFLNHLYGGMDEPELKIIDVFICKLRKKLSHACSGENYIETVWGRGYVLRDPQDEAQAA, from the coding sequence ATGCGCGTACTGCTGATCGAGGATGAGCCGACGACGGCACGGGCGATCGAGTTGATGCTCACGACCGAGGGATTCAACGTCTATCAGACCGACCTCGGGGAAGAGGGTTTGGACCTCGGCAAGCTGTATGATTACGACATCATCCTGCTCGACCTGAACCTGCCCGACATGCACGGGTACGACGTGCTCAAGAAACTGCGTGTCGCCAAGGTGCAGACACCGGTGCTGATCCTTTCGGGTATCGCCGAGATGGATTCCAAGATCCGCAGCTTCGGCTTTGGCGCGGACGATTACGTGACCAAGCCGTTCCACCGGGAAGAGCTGGTCGCCCGCATTCACGCCGTGGTGCGCCGGTCAAAGGGACACAGCCAGTCGGTCATCCGCACGGGCAAACTGGCGGTCAACCTCGATGCCAAGACCGTCGAAGTCGACGGCGCGCGGGTCCACCTGACGGGCAAGGAATACGCGATGCTGGAGCTGCTCAGCTTGCGCAAAGGCACCACGCTGACCAAGGAGATGTTCCTCAACCACCTGTACGGCGGGATGGACGAGCCCGAACTCAAGATCATTGACGTGTTCATCTGCAAGCTGCGCAAGAAGCTGAGCCACGCGTGCAGCGGCGAGAACTACATCGAGACCGTCTGGGGCCGCGGCTATGTGCTGCGCGACCCGCAGGACGAGGCGCAGGCCGCTTAA
- a CDS encoding DUF2945 domain-containing protein: protein MAKELSKGDKVTWKSHGGTAHGKVVRKATSPTTIKGHKVAASKDNPEYIVETDEGKRAAHKPAALDKA from the coding sequence ATGGCGAAGGAACTGAGCAAGGGCGACAAGGTCACCTGGAAAAGCCACGGCGGCACCGCGCACGGCAAGGTGGTGCGAAAGGCGACGTCTCCCACGACGATCAAGGGGCACAAGGTCGCCGCGTCGAAAGACAATCCCGAATACATCGTCGAGACCGATGAGGGGAAGCGTGCGGCGCATAAACCCGCGGCGCTCGACAAGGCCTGA
- a CDS encoding tRNA (guanine(46)-N(7))-methyltransferase TrmB, producing MTANKPGDPTTLNRLYGRSQGKTLRAGQQALVDTLLPQIAVPEEGEVTSARLFGDDRPLHFEIGFGGGEHLAYRADLLPDHGFIGAEPFVNGVAQALVHVRDGGLANVRIQHGDALQALARVPDGALTMLYLLHPDPWPKARHAKRRMMNDGPVRMMADKLKPGGELRFGTDHAVYLRHALMVMRRFTDVFEWVVDGRANWENRPSGWPETRYEHKARTVYNHEVWYFRFRRR from the coding sequence ATGACCGCGAACAAACCCGGCGACCCGACCACGCTCAACCGCCTTTACGGCCGCAGCCAGGGTAAGACGTTGCGAGCCGGGCAGCAGGCGCTGGTCGATACCCTCCTGCCGCAGATCGCGGTGCCGGAGGAGGGGGAGGTCACCTCGGCGCGATTGTTCGGCGATGATCGCCCCCTGCATTTCGAGATCGGCTTCGGCGGCGGCGAGCACCTTGCCTATCGTGCCGACCTGCTGCCCGACCACGGCTTCATCGGCGCCGAACCGTTCGTCAACGGCGTTGCCCAGGCACTGGTACATGTACGCGACGGCGGCTTGGCCAACGTCCGCATCCAGCATGGGGACGCGCTGCAGGCGCTCGCGCGGGTGCCCGATGGGGCGCTGACGATGCTCTACCTGCTGCACCCCGATCCGTGGCCCAAGGCGCGCCACGCTAAGCGCCGGATGATGAACGACGGGCCAGTGCGGATGATGGCGGACAAGCTCAAGCCAGGGGGAGAACTGCGCTTCGGGACCGATCACGCGGTATACCTGCGCCACGCGTTGATGGTGATGCGCCGGTTCACCGACGTCTTCGAGTGGGTGGTCGACGGACGCGCAAACTGGGAAAATCGTCCGTCGGGCTGGCCCGAGACGCGGTACGAGCACAAGGCGCGCACCGTCTACAACCACGAGGTCTGGTACTTCCGCTTCCGGCGCCGCTAA
- a CDS encoding prolyl-tRNA synthetase associated domain-containing protein, translating into MSGEVGLLADLAALHIPYAAHEHAAVFTVAESRALDAGIPGAHTKNLFLKDAAGAFWLVTVPAEARIDLRALPQAIGCKRVSFAKPEAMQSLLGITPGSVTPLAMINAVPDSVTVVLDEGLAAAGRINVHPLRNTGTLGLSGSDVLRLLRHWGHTPVIAAIPVTG; encoded by the coding sequence GTGAGCGGCGAGGTCGGCTTGCTGGCGGACCTCGCCGCGCTCCACATTCCGTATGCGGCGCATGAGCACGCGGCGGTCTTTACCGTCGCCGAAAGCCGCGCGCTCGATGCCGGCATCCCCGGCGCTCATACCAAGAACCTGTTCCTGAAGGACGCGGCAGGCGCATTCTGGCTGGTGACCGTACCGGCGGAAGCGCGGATCGATCTCAGGGCGCTGCCGCAAGCGATCGGCTGCAAGCGGGTCAGCTTCGCCAAACCCGAAGCCATGCAAAGCCTGCTCGGCATCACGCCCGGATCCGTGACGCCCCTCGCGATGATCAACGCCGTGCCCGATAGCGTCACGGTCGTGCTGGACGAGGGACTCGCGGCGGCTGGGCGGATCAACGTCCATCCGCTGCGCAACACCGGCACGCTTGGCCTGTCGGGCAGCGATGTCCTGCGGCTGCTGCGGCACTGGGGGCACACCCCCGTCATCGCTGCGATACCGGTGACTGGTTAG
- a CDS encoding VOC family protein: MYSHMMVGSNDIERSKKFYDATFKAIGGREGIVDPKGRLMYLYNNSAFLVTQPIDGQPATAGNGCTVGFSMTPEQANAWHKAGVEAGGTAIEDPPGEREGSGMYLAYLRDPDGNKLCALHRIQQ, encoded by the coding sequence ATGTACAGCCACATGATGGTCGGCTCGAACGATATCGAGCGGTCCAAGAAGTTCTACGACGCGACCTTCAAGGCAATCGGCGGACGCGAAGGCATAGTCGATCCCAAGGGCCGGCTGATGTATCTCTACAACAACAGCGCGTTCCTGGTCACCCAGCCGATCGACGGCCAGCCGGCGACCGCGGGCAACGGCTGCACGGTCGGGTTCTCGATGACTCCCGAACAGGCCAATGCCTGGCACAAGGCAGGCGTCGAAGCAGGCGGCACCGCGATCGAGGATCCGCCGGGCGAGCGCGAAGGTTCGGGCATGTACCTTGCCTACCTGCGCGATCCCGACGGCAACAAGCTGTGCGCGCTGCACCGCATCCAGCAGTAG
- a CDS encoding NAD-dependent succinate-semialdehyde dehydrogenase translates to MADHPACHLLIAGEALSGEGRDTQDIVDPATGEMIGSVPHATAADLDRALEAAQRGFRTWRDTSADQRTAILLKAAALIRERAAAIGEALTREQGKPLKEAIGETVYSAMLLEFYAQEIKRVYGRTLVRPAGQRVEVQYHPVGPVAGFAAWNFPSLNVMRKIGGALAAGCSVIVKPSEETPAAGLALVQACIDAGVPGDAVQCVFGVPNDVSTHLLGSPIIRKVTFTGSTQVGKHLAKLAADDLKVATMELGGHAPVLVFADADIDRALDTMAANAFRNAGQVCVSPTRFLIEEPVFEQFRDGFVERTEALKVGNGFAKDTDMGPMASSRGLERMEQLIGDARDRGAHVLTGGERIGNQGFFHQPTVLAEVPVDATIMNEEPFGPIALLNPAAGEDAMIAEANRLPYGLAAYTWTKDPARRRRLAAEIETGMLAIDTGSVSAADAPFGGVKWSGYGSEDGREGVLACMVPKTVHEG, encoded by the coding sequence ATGGCCGACCACCCCGCTTGCCACCTGCTGATCGCCGGCGAGGCGCTGTCGGGCGAAGGCCGCGACACCCAGGACATCGTCGATCCGGCCACTGGAGAGATGATCGGCAGCGTGCCGCACGCGACCGCCGCAGACCTCGACCGGGCGCTGGAGGCGGCGCAGCGGGGGTTTCGCACTTGGCGCGATACGTCCGCCGATCAGCGGACCGCCATCCTGCTGAAGGCGGCCGCGTTGATCCGCGAACGCGCCGCCGCGATCGGGGAGGCGTTGACGCGCGAACAGGGCAAGCCGCTGAAGGAAGCGATCGGCGAGACCGTCTATTCGGCCATGCTGCTCGAATTCTACGCGCAGGAAATCAAGCGGGTCTATGGCCGCACGCTGGTGCGCCCCGCCGGCCAGAGGGTCGAGGTGCAGTACCATCCGGTGGGCCCGGTCGCAGGGTTTGCCGCCTGGAACTTCCCCTCGCTCAACGTGATGCGCAAGATCGGCGGCGCGTTGGCTGCCGGTTGCTCGGTCATCGTCAAGCCGTCGGAAGAAACCCCCGCTGCGGGACTGGCGCTGGTGCAGGCATGTATCGACGCAGGCGTACCGGGCGATGCGGTGCAGTGCGTGTTCGGGGTGCCCAACGATGTCAGCACGCACCTGCTGGGCTCCCCCATCATTCGCAAGGTGACCTTCACCGGCTCCACCCAGGTCGGCAAGCACCTGGCGAAGCTGGCGGCGGACGACCTGAAAGTCGCGACGATGGAGCTCGGCGGCCATGCACCAGTGCTGGTGTTCGCCGACGCGGATATCGACCGGGCGCTCGACACGATGGCCGCCAATGCGTTCCGCAACGCCGGGCAGGTGTGCGTCAGCCCCACGCGCTTCCTGATCGAGGAGCCGGTGTTCGAACAGTTCCGCGACGGCTTCGTCGAACGAACCGAGGCGCTCAAGGTAGGGAACGGGTTTGCCAAGGATACGGACATGGGGCCGATGGCATCCAGCCGCGGACTCGAGCGGATGGAACAACTGATCGGCGATGCCCGCGACCGTGGCGCGCACGTGCTGACCGGCGGTGAGCGGATCGGCAACCAGGGGTTCTTCCATCAGCCCACGGTGCTGGCCGAGGTGCCGGTGGACGCGACGATCATGAACGAGGAGCCGTTTGGCCCGATCGCGCTGCTCAATCCGGCGGCCGGAGAGGACGCGATGATCGCCGAGGCCAATCGCCTCCCCTATGGCCTGGCAGCGTATACCTGGACCAAGGACCCGGCCCGGCGGCGGCGGCTGGCGGCGGAAATTGAAACGGGCATGCTGGCGATCGATACCGGCAGCGTTTCGGCTGCCGACGCGCCGTTCGGCGGCGTCAAGTGGTCCGGCTATGGCAGCGAGGACGGACGCGAGGGCGTACTCGCCTGCATGGTGCCCAAGACAGTCCACGAAGGCTAG
- a CDS encoding glutathione S-transferase family protein, with protein sequence MWRLYQFPLCPFSRKVRLLMSEKQVGYELWRENPWDPSDGFWRLNAAGRTPVLEDQAKGVVLADSRAICEYFEETVDRSAMINGTATNRAEIRRLVALFDENFYGDVTAPLLHERMKKRIVLRQPPDSKVLREAMKLAHEHLEYIDWLVDTRAWLAGSTMSLADLAAAAQISVADYLGGIDWTGHEQSRGWYSVFKSRPSFRPLLTERMEVIQPPVHYAQVDG encoded by the coding sequence ATGTGGCGCCTCTATCAGTTTCCGCTCTGCCCGTTCAGCCGCAAGGTGCGCCTGCTCATGTCGGAGAAGCAGGTCGGTTACGAACTTTGGCGGGAAAACCCGTGGGATCCCTCCGATGGATTCTGGCGGCTCAATGCCGCCGGTCGCACCCCGGTGCTGGAGGATCAGGCGAAGGGGGTCGTGCTGGCCGACAGCCGGGCGATCTGCGAATACTTCGAGGAAACCGTCGACCGGTCAGCGATGATCAACGGCACCGCGACGAACCGGGCCGAAATCCGCCGGCTCGTCGCGCTGTTCGATGAAAACTTTTATGGCGATGTCACCGCGCCGCTGCTGCACGAACGGATGAAGAAGCGCATCGTCCTGCGTCAGCCGCCCGATTCCAAGGTGCTCCGCGAAGCGATGAAGCTGGCGCACGAGCATCTCGAATATATCGACTGGCTGGTGGATACGCGGGCGTGGCTGGCCGGTTCGACGATGAGCCTGGCAGATCTCGCCGCGGCGGCGCAGATCTCGGTCGCGGATTATCTTGGCGGGATCGACTGGACCGGGCACGAGCAGTCGCGGGGCTGGTACTCGGTGTTCAAGAGCCGGCCGAGTTTCCGCCCGCTGCTGACCGAGCGCATGGAGGTGATCCAGCCGCCGGTCCACTATGCGCAGGTCGACGGTTGA
- the msrB gene encoding peptide-methionine (R)-S-oxide reductase MsrB: protein MTIDFKNLSAAEWREKLSPEQFHILREKGTERAFTGKYDKNYGAGEYRCAGCGEKLFDSDGKYDSGCGWPAFHTPAEGSGIEEHRDLSHGMVRTEVTCAKCDGHLGHVFPDGPRDHGGLRYCINSASLDFTPQDSDAGGGAQ, encoded by the coding sequence ATGACGATCGATTTCAAGAACCTGTCCGCTGCCGAATGGCGTGAAAAGCTGAGCCCCGAGCAGTTTCACATCCTGCGCGAGAAAGGCACCGAGCGTGCCTTCACCGGCAAGTACGACAAGAACTATGGCGCCGGCGAATATCGCTGCGCCGGGTGCGGCGAAAAGCTGTTCGACAGCGATGGCAAGTATGACAGCGGCTGCGGCTGGCCCGCCTTCCACACCCCGGCCGAGGGTTCGGGGATCGAGGAGCACCGCGACCTCAGCCACGGGATGGTCCGAACCGAAGTGACCTGTGCCAAGTGCGACGGGCACCTGGGCCACGTGTTCCCCGACGGACCGCGCGACCACGGCGGGCTGCGCTATTGCATCAATTCAGCCTCCCTCGATTTCACCCCGCAGGACAGTGACGCCGGAGGCGGCGCGCAATAA
- a CDS encoding PBP1A family penicillin-binding protein, producing MAQRGSRRAAAETQRRRQSSNRPGKRATERSGWRLWLRRGVIWGGAAALLGALFLGLAVLFAARSLPTYSALKATQPGQTIVVRARDGTEIVELGPSYGKWLDSSQIPQVMKDAMISVEDRRYFSHPGVDAIGLARAVYVWLSGEKRLQATSTITQQLARNLFLNSNRSFDRKLREAILAMALETKFSKQQILELYLNKVYFGGGAYGVDSASRKFFSHDATELSTAEAAIIAGLVKAPSRFSPTADVDAAVGRANVVLGLMREQGRISASEAAVDPSAVKLKKDESQNSVRYFTDWALPQLDILLPETFEPIEVWTTLDTGMQQAAATAIKSNVPSGAQGALVSIDRDGAILAMVGGTDYVATNYNRATEALRQPGSAWKLFVYLAALEAGYTPEDTVKDVPVTIDGWSPRNSGGSYAGEINVRTAFAYSKNTVAAQLGNEVGFGTVASMARRFGISTPISTFPAMVLGSSETRVIDMTRAFAAVSAGGNSVEPFGIVKVTTTGGEVLYRHEAKNSTRLVPDYVAAGMTDLLQTAVSTGTGRSAQIGRPVAGKTGTTSSNKDGWFLGFSSGITTGVWMGRDDAKAVGGLQGGTAPARAFAAYMKYAVRDRPIEQFNTELKLPEWQLEPDDEQMYGDPDDYYYIDEGGNLIEPQRPASGAPGQGQDPFPANGEQGGPGPALPPARRPQPSDEGTQAASDDFLNSATGGSGAPPPPRIRVPAPQPTASQRPPF from the coding sequence ATGGCTCAGCGAGGAAGCCGGCGCGCCGCTGCGGAGACGCAGCGCAGGCGGCAATCGAGCAATCGGCCCGGCAAGAGGGCCACTGAGCGGTCCGGCTGGCGCCTGTGGCTGCGCCGCGGCGTCATCTGGGGCGGCGCGGCCGCGCTGCTCGGCGCGCTGTTCCTTGGCCTGGCAGTGCTGTTCGCCGCGCGCTCGCTGCCGACTTATTCCGCTCTCAAGGCGACGCAGCCCGGGCAGACCATCGTCGTACGCGCACGCGACGGAACCGAGATCGTCGAGCTGGGGCCGAGTTATGGCAAGTGGCTCGATAGCAGCCAGATACCGCAGGTGATGAAAGATGCGATGATCTCGGTCGAGGATCGGCGGTATTTCTCGCATCCTGGGGTCGATGCGATCGGCCTGGCACGCGCGGTTTATGTCTGGCTCAGCGGCGAAAAGCGCCTTCAGGCGACGTCGACGATCACGCAGCAGCTCGCGCGCAACCTGTTTCTCAATTCCAATCGTTCGTTCGACCGCAAGCTGCGCGAGGCGATCCTGGCGATGGCGCTGGAGACCAAGTTCTCCAAGCAGCAGATTCTCGAGCTGTACCTCAACAAGGTCTATTTCGGCGGTGGCGCTTACGGGGTGGACTCGGCCAGCCGCAAGTTCTTCAGCCATGACGCGACCGAGCTGTCGACGGCGGAAGCAGCGATCATCGCCGGGCTGGTCAAGGCGCCAAGCCGGTTTTCGCCCACCGCCGACGTCGACGCCGCGGTGGGGCGGGCGAACGTGGTGCTCGGCCTGATGCGGGAACAGGGCCGCATCTCCGCGAGCGAGGCCGCGGTCGATCCCAGCGCGGTGAAACTGAAGAAGGACGAAAGCCAGAACTCGGTTCGGTACTTTACCGACTGGGCGCTGCCCCAGCTCGACATCCTGCTGCCGGAAACGTTCGAGCCGATCGAGGTCTGGACGACGCTCGATACGGGCATGCAGCAAGCGGCGGCGACCGCGATCAAGTCCAACGTGCCAAGCGGCGCGCAAGGAGCGCTGGTCAGCATCGACCGTGACGGCGCAATCCTGGCGATGGTCGGCGGGACCGATTACGTGGCGACCAACTACAATCGCGCGACCGAAGCTTTGCGGCAGCCGGGTTCGGCGTGGAAGCTGTTCGTATACCTTGCCGCGCTGGAGGCGGGGTACACGCCCGAAGACACCGTCAAGGATGTGCCGGTGACGATCGACGGGTGGAGTCCGAGGAATTCCGGCGGCAGCTACGCGGGTGAGATCAACGTTCGTACCGCGTTCGCCTATTCCAAGAACACCGTTGCCGCACAGCTCGGGAACGAAGTCGGCTTCGGCACCGTGGCGTCGATGGCGCGCCGGTTTGGCATCTCGACACCCATTTCGACTTTTCCCGCCATGGTTCTGGGATCGAGCGAGACACGGGTGATCGACATGACCCGCGCATTTGCGGCGGTGTCGGCAGGCGGCAACAGCGTCGAACCGTTCGGCATCGTGAAGGTTACCACCACGGGCGGCGAAGTGCTTTACCGGCACGAGGCGAAGAACTCGACCAGGCTGGTGCCGGACTACGTCGCGGCCGGCATGACTGACCTGCTGCAGACGGCGGTCAGCACCGGCACTGGGCGCTCCGCGCAGATTGGACGTCCCGTCGCAGGCAAGACCGGCACCACCAGCTCCAACAAGGATGGTTGGTTCCTGGGCTTTTCGAGCGGGATCACCACCGGCGTGTGGATGGGCCGCGACGATGCCAAGGCGGTTGGCGGTTTGCAGGGCGGCACGGCCCCCGCGCGCGCGTTCGCGGCGTACATGAAGTACGCGGTGCGCGATCGGCCGATCGAGCAGTTCAACACTGAACTGAAGTTGCCGGAGTGGCAGCTCGAGCCGGACGACGAGCAGATGTACGGGGACCCCGACGACTACTATTACATCGACGAGGGTGGCAATCTGATTGAGCCGCAAAGGCCGGCATCGGGCGCGCCCGGACAAGGTCAGGATCCTTTCCCGGCCAATGGTGAGCAAGGTGGGCCGGGACCGGCGTTGCCGCCGGCACGTCGCCCGCAGCCCAGCGACGAAGGCACGCAGGCGGCAAGCGACGATTTCCTGAACAGCGCGACGGGGGGCAGTGGCGCGCCACCGCCGCCCCGGATCAGAGTTCCGGCACCCCAGCCCACCGCCAGCCAACGCCCGCCGTTCTAA
- a CDS encoding Do family serine endopeptidase: MRVRYSYGLTSALLIGGAAISLVTGNPAGAQVAQNDDSQMARVVPRAGAPESFADLTAQLQPAVVNISTRQRIQVQAQQNPFAGTPFEGLFGGRGGNGGAQQPTTREAQSLGSGFIISADGYVVTNNHVIAPQGRGEVAEITVTTPDGTEYPAELIGNDAASDLAVLKIGRPEPFPFVKFGDSRQARVGDWVIAIGNPFALGGTVTSGIVSAVYRTTGSGTAYDRYIQTDASINRGNSGGPLFDMQGNVIGINNAIFSPSGGSVGIGFAIPAEIAAPIVQKLRSGVEIERGYLGVSLQSVAGDLADSLNLPQNRGEFVQSVEPGQAADNAGIRPGDVVTKVGGKDVTSDQTLSFLVANTAPGTRLPIEILRDGQRRTVNVTVGKRPTEEELAQSQLFNSEGQAEDDPSGSAGRGDASLAQSLGLQLSPMTPRYAQQLGVSAETDGLVILDVAAGSDAGNKGLRPGDIVVSANYREVDTVAALGSIVSAAQAAGRETVLLRIQRRGRPLTYVPIRIR; the protein is encoded by the coding sequence ATGCGCGTGCGATATTCTTACGGACTGACCTCGGCGCTGCTGATCGGAGGCGCCGCGATCTCGCTGGTCACCGGCAACCCCGCCGGGGCTCAGGTGGCTCAAAACGACGACAGTCAAATGGCGCGCGTGGTCCCCCGTGCCGGAGCGCCCGAAAGCTTCGCCGACCTGACCGCGCAGTTGCAGCCGGCGGTGGTCAACATCTCCACCCGCCAGCGCATCCAGGTGCAGGCGCAGCAGAACCCGTTTGCCGGCACCCCGTTCGAAGGGCTGTTCGGCGGACGCGGCGGCAACGGCGGCGCGCAGCAGCCGACCACGCGCGAGGCGCAATCGCTTGGTTCCGGTTTCATCATCTCGGCCGATGGTTATGTCGTCACCAACAACCACGTGATCGCGCCGCAGGGCCGGGGCGAGGTGGCAGAGATCACGGTCACCACCCCCGACGGAACCGAATACCCCGCCGAGCTGATCGGCAACGACGCCGCGTCGGATCTGGCAGTGCTCAAGATCGGCCGTCCGGAGCCCTTCCCGTTCGTGAAGTTCGGCGATTCGCGGCAGGCGCGGGTCGGTGACTGGGTGATCGCCATCGGCAATCCCTTCGCGCTCGGCGGCACCGTCACCAGCGGGATCGTGTCGGCGGTGTACCGCACCACCGGCTCGGGCACCGCTTACGACCGTTACATCCAGACCGATGCGAGCATCAACCGCGGCAACTCGGGTGGGCCGCTGTTCGACATGCAAGGCAACGTCATCGGCATCAACAACGCGATCTTCTCGCCGTCTGGCGGCAGCGTGGGCATCGGCTTTGCCATCCCTGCCGAGATCGCGGCGCCGATCGTGCAGAAGCTGCGGTCCGGCGTCGAGATCGAACGCGGATACCTCGGTGTCTCGCTGCAGTCGGTCGCGGGTGACCTGGCCGATTCACTCAACCTGCCGCAGAATCGCGGCGAATTCGTCCAGTCGGTCGAGCCTGGCCAGGCGGCGGACAATGCGGGCATTCGCCCGGGCGACGTCGTCACTAAGGTGGGCGGCAAGGACGTGACGAGCGATCAGACGTTGTCGTTCCTGGTGGCGAACACTGCGCCCGGCACCCGGCTCCCGATCGAAATCCTGCGGGATGGGCAACGGCGCACGGTGAACGTGACAGTCGGCAAGCGCCCGACCGAGGAGGAGCTTGCCCAGTCGCAGCTGTTCAATAGCGAAGGTCAGGCGGAAGACGACCCGAGCGGCTCAGCCGGCCGAGGGGATGCGTCCCTGGCGCAAAGCCTTGGCCTGCAGCTGTCGCCGATGACGCCGCGCTACGCGCAGCAGCTCGGCGTTTCGGCAGAGACGGACGGGCTGGTCATCCTGGACGTCGCGGCCGGCTCCGATGCCGGCAACAAGGGTCTGCGTCCCGGCGACATCGTGGTGAGCGCGAACTATCGCGAGGTCGATACGGTGGCCGCGCTGGGTTCGATCGTGTCCGCCGCGCAAGCCGCGGGACGCGAGACGGTGTTGCTGCGCATTCAGCGTCGCGGCCGGCCGCTGACCTACGTGCCGATCCGCATCCGCTGA